From Bacteroidota bacterium, a single genomic window includes:
- a CDS encoding transferase hexapeptide repeat family protein, protein MIYSFNGYIPVIHESSFVHPQATVVGNVIIGKNVYIAPGAVVRGDWGEVIIEDGCNVQENCTIHMFPGTTVLLKEGAHVGHGAVIHGATLGMNTLVGMNAVVMDNVVVGDNSIVGALSFVPEGMQIPERKIVAGNPAKIIKEMTDERIEWKTEGTKLYQQLPAELHATLKECEPLREIPADRPKQQDIYKTWQSK, encoded by the coding sequence ATGATATATAGTTTTAACGGCTACATTCCTGTAATTCACGAATCTTCTTTTGTGCATCCACAAGCCACAGTAGTTGGAAATGTAATTATTGGAAAAAATGTATATATCGCTCCTGGGGCAGTAGTTAGAGGAGATTGGGGCGAAGTAATCATTGAAGATGGTTGTAATGTGCAGGAGAACTGTACTATTCACATGTTTCCTGGCACTACGGTGTTATTAAAAGAAGGTGCTCATGTTGGACACGGTGCCGTAATTCATGGTGCGACTCTTGGAATGAATACGCTGGTAGGTATGAATGCAGTAGTTATGGATAATGTTGTTGTTGGGGATAATTCCATCGTGGGCGCACTCTCTTTTGTGCCTGAAGGAATGCAAATACCAGAACGAAAAATTGTAGCAGGTAACCCTGCAAAAATAATTAAAGAGATGACCGATGAAAGAATAGAATGGAAAACCGAAGGCACAAAGCTTTATCAACAATTACCTGCAGAATTACACGCGACATTAAAAGAATGTGAGCCACTTCGCGAAATTCCTGCTGATAGACCTAAACAGCAAGATATCTATAAAACTTGGCAATCTAAATAA
- a CDS encoding N-acetylneuraminate synthase family protein has protein sequence MFIISEIFPQHGGSLEVAEQMILQSKLAGADAVKVQLYTATQFGAERAYLELTYDGLARLKKYADTLNIALFGTAFTHERLDWCMDLKLPYLKVAARMHAESPDLVEKIMSKNLPTFVSIPSDYDVNKVKKYDHAIYLYCIVKYPTRVDEFSMPDFKNSIFHGISDHTLGCAGALYASAHGAKYLEKHFTLKHSFQFETEKAHLGSMDMNELALIKNTAKEFETIRKVIGA, from the coding sequence ATGTTTATTATATCAGAAATTTTTCCTCAACATGGAGGAAGTTTAGAAGTAGCCGAACAAATGATACTTCAATCTAAATTGGCAGGAGCTGATGCGGTTAAAGTGCAGCTTTATACAGCTACTCAGTTTGGTGCCGAAAGAGCCTATTTGGAGTTAACTTACGATGGATTAGCTCGTTTGAAAAAATATGCTGACACTCTTAATATTGCTTTATTTGGCACTGCATTTACACATGAAAGATTAGATTGGTGTATGGACTTGAAACTGCCGTATTTAAAAGTCGCTGCTCGTATGCATGCTGAATCTCCTGATTTAGTAGAAAAAATCATGAGTAAAAACCTTCCTACGTTTGTTTCCATTCCATCTGATTATGATGTAAATAAAGTAAAAAAGTACGATCATGCAATCTACTTGTATTGCATTGTTAAATATCCAACACGTGTAGATGAGTTTAGTATGCCAGATTTTAAGAATTCTATTTTTCATGGAATTTCTGACCATACATTAGGTTGTGCTGGCGCATTATATGCTTCTGCGCATGGAGCAAAATATTTAGAAAAACACTTTACGTTAAAGCATTCCTTCCAGTTTGAAACCGAAAAGGCTCATCTTGGATCAATGGATATGAACGAACTAGCACTAATTAAAAATACAGCTAAAGAGTTTGAAACGATTAGAAAAGTAATAGGTGCATAA
- a CDS encoding NTP transferase domain-containing protein, protein MKKVDIYITVRLKSKRLPRKAVVEVAGQTILEHIIDRAKQIKHAKNIVVCTSTNEEDTPLLEYAQKKGVPFFRGSENNVVARFLGAAELFKPDICVRITGDNCLFSPEFIDYGIEQHIKNGVDYTTTKQMAGGGKGDIFSYDALVRLNKLMQDENASEYLSWLFADDKHFKVQWLDVEESLKRPQYRLHCDTPDDLKFIKEVYANLYDGKSIVDYKRMIAFLDAHPEIVEINKNIIQVSKDQVKNTINLELK, encoded by the coding sequence GTGAAAAAAGTTGATATTTATATAACAGTAAGACTTAAAAGTAAGCGACTGCCTCGCAAAGCAGTTGTAGAAGTTGCGGGTCAAACTATTTTAGAGCATATTATAGATAGAGCCAAACAAATAAAACATGCCAAAAATATTGTTGTTTGCACATCTACCAATGAAGAAGATACTCCGTTGTTGGAGTATGCGCAAAAGAAAGGTGTTCCTTTTTTTAGAGGTAGTGAGAATAATGTGGTAGCCCGTTTTTTGGGTGCAGCAGAGCTTTTTAAACCAGATATTTGTGTTCGTATTACTGGTGATAATTGTTTGTTTTCACCAGAATTTATTGATTATGGAATAGAACAACATATTAAGAATGGTGTTGATTATACCACAACCAAACAGATGGCGGGAGGTGGTAAGGGTGATATTTTTTCTTACGATGCACTGGTTAGACTTAATAAACTAATGCAAGATGAAAATGCAAGTGAGTATTTAAGTTGGCTTTTTGCAGACGACAAACATTTTAAAGTACAGTGGTTAGATGTAGAAGAATCTCTTAAAAGACCTCAGTATCGCTTGCATTGTGATACTCCGGACGATTTGAAATTTATTAAAGAGGTATATGCAAATTTATACGATGGCAAATCCATTGTAGATTATAAACGAATGATTGCCTTTTTAGATGCACATCCCGAAATTGTAGAAATCAATAAGAATATTATTCAGGTTTCTAAAGACCAAGTAAAAAATACTATTAATTTAGAGTTAAAATAA